ccaGAATTAGCCTCTTTAAATTCTCCAAGTAGAAAAAACAAcattgaatatttatatatttttgttcattgTTACAGTCCCAGAACCAGTCGAGTCCAGATCCGGAGCAAGGCACACAGCAGGCAAATGGTATTCAGAGTCATCAGTCCTTGCAGTCGCAGGAGCAGAATCAGGCCATACAACAGCAAGGCCAGATACAGCAGCTCATCCAACTGAACCTAAGGAAGGAGTTGCAGCAAGCACAGACTTTGCAGCAAACCTTGcaacagcagcagcagcaaaaTCAACAACAAACATTGCAGCAGATGctgcaacaacaacaacagcaacaacaacaacaacaacagcagcagcaacagcaacaacaacaacagcaaCAGCAACAACAGCAGCAACAGCTGCAACAGAGTTTACAGCAGACATTGAGCCAAGCTCAAGCGCAGGCCCTCGTACAAGCGCAAGCTGTGTTGCAGCAACAAGTTGCTCAGACATTGCAGCAACAGCAACAAACGCTGCAGGACCACTTGCAGGCTGTACAGCAACAACAAATACAGGCTGCATTGCAACAACAATCTGCAACATTACAAGTAAGTACAAATTTTATGTGCTGTTCTTTTGCACATGATAGCTTGAAAAATCATATCACTAATTGACCACTCACATAGGTGGCACTACGATGAACAACATTAGCTATGTAGATGATATGTCGCTGCTGTGTCCATCAATCAGTGCAAACTTTTAAAGGTGTGTGAAGATTGTCACTTATGGTCTGAGATACAACAAGTAAGAGTGAGCTGTTAGTTTTTAAAGCAGGTAACAAGGCTTTTGGCGAACTACCACCTGTCAGCTTATGTGGTATCTCTCTTAAAAGGTTGGCGCGATAAGTATCTTGGATACTGGGTGACCAATAATCTCCAGTATGTGGACATAAAGAGGGAGCGCAAAGCATTAGAGGTACATTGTAATATGTTGTCTTGCAGGTTTGCGCGGTGTAATGGGAATTTCAAAATAACACTATTTATAGCGTTTTGCCAGACCTTTTACACAGAAAGCCTGTAGACAAATTATACTAAAAAGACCCTCAATACCCTGCGTGTCTAGTATTACAATGGGTTCCAGGGTGCTGTTGGGACTGCGTCGTTTTTGTATCGCGTCATACATAGCGCGCACTGACTTTTTGATTATTGCATGGAAATAATACATAATAGAACTAACTGCCTCCTTGATGCGTCGCGTGTGTGACAGTTCCAACAGCCTCTTGCGCCTAGTGTTAGAGTCGCCTGTTTGTGCCTTCAGGAAACACACTGGGATGATGTACATATGGGATCCAGAGGcatagtttaaaatttattatatttaagtatagttTTAACTAATATAGGATTAAGGAAATGTACACTAACACTATGGACATTGTATGAAATAAATCTATTGAATTGAATACTTATAAACACTCTGTGATCAAAATACAGAACATGACCCCAACAAGCATTGATATTGGTGCCCATTAAAAGCTGCATGTAATATCATAACAGGATTTTTTTCCCATGCAGGGAAGGAAAAATTCATGAATCATTGTTTTACCTTGTCCTTACTGATACTTTTCATAGCCATTCGATCAAGAACATGCATGATAGCTAAATTAGAAATGATAACAGTGTGGGTTGTTGGATAAATATTAAACACCATGGgcttattttacaagcttttatttactttcacctatCCTGTTGGCTGTATGTAATCAAATCTAGTAAGCTAAAGTATCTATCCATACACCATCCACAATACATCTGCTGGTGCCTTATATACAGATTATTATAAGCCTGTCTGTATGTACTCattaaatcttgcaagctaaattagacccttACCATCATTGATTGAGCTGACATTTcacatacttatatgtatacgTTATGGGATGATGGAAACAGGTGGCCATTGTGTTGGAGTTTCTTAGAATTGTCTTTATGAGTATTAGTTGGCTGTTGAAATAAAAGTCAGTTAGCGGCAAAAAAACAATTgacaatttcttttttatattcgtCAGGAGCTGCAGCAGCAAGCCCAGCAGCAACAGCAGGCATTAATAGCGCAGTCGGCGAATAAGACCGCCGCGAAGATGCCGCGCGCACGCGCGTACAACAAGCCGCGCGGTCGCATGACCGCCTACGCCTTCTTCGTACAAACCTGTCGCGAGGAACATAAGAAGAAACACCCTGATGAGAATGTTGTGTTTGCTGCCTTCTCCAAGAAGTGTGCGGAGCGATGGAATGTAAGTTTTAAGCTGTTATAATTATGCATTCTTTATAGAGCAGACCTGCAGGAAAAAAAACCTAAGAAGAAACACCCCAATTAATGTTGTGTTATCTGTTCTTCAGGAGTAATGTTGTGTTACGAGTAATACTTTGCTTTGgaatgtataggtacatattttaacTGTCATATTAATACGCTCTTCGAGTAAACCTACAGCAATGAGCATAAGAATAAACACAACACACAAGGGGGTGTGTCGTGTCTGCTGCCTTCTCAAAGAAGTATGCAGAGCGATGGGTCGAAAGTATTTGAGCTTTTACATAATGAGAACACGTTATTTGTGCTGACTTGTTGCAAAGACCATAAGAAGAAACACTCCAACGAGAATGTTGTGGTCACTTGCAAAAGATCCAAGAAGTATCACTTTGTTTATGTATGTACTTGCCTGACTGCTATCACAGGCGCAAGATGCCTTTTACACATGTATATTAAAGAGCAGTGTCAACTAGTGATGTCTTCTAGAGGgttaaaaaatttcattttcatctaatttttttaaaattcatgTTACTgctattatttaaaatagcaGTAACATGAAAGTTTTCAGACGTACAAAGctgaaatttttaaataatagagCCATGTAGTTCAGACTTTTAGTCCATATTACGTTAAGAACaatcaaacaaataattatattattcacTTGTATGATGCTATTGATGGCACACTATAACGATTGAATAAAAACTCTTCaagtattaattttgttttttctggtataaaaaaaatctcaggAACAATACTATAAAGGTGACAAGGGGAGAGGGGCAGATGAGATGACCGAATGAGATGGTCTTTTGGATAGTGCTGCGTCAACATCAAGCACCGTTGACGACGGTGCCATGGCTACACAACTGAGAGTTTGTGCAGCTTTACTGCTGCCGTGTGTGTGCTCGACCCAGCCGAGGTTTACCTGTGCAGTTCAACTGTACaagcaaaactgcgcaggcacaCCGTAacgtgtatggccagctttattGGTATTCTCCACCAAGGCATGGTGGGTAACAATGAACCTAACTAAATTACGTAGGTTTTTTGGTATGTTCAGTCagttaaaacttgtttttaatttcgttgcattgcgtatgttctatCCTTCACGGGCGCACGCATTGCGGCAACTCTATAGTATACTTGCTTTGAGGAACAAACAAATTTCCTTGGCAGACGATGTCAGAAAAGGAGAAGCAGAGGTTCCACGAGATGGCAGAGCAGGACAAGAAGCGGTACGACCTGGAGATGCAGAGCTACGTGCCGCCGAAGGACGTGAAGATCGGCCGCGGGCGCCGCCGCCAGCAGTACAAGGACCCCAACGCGCCGAAGCGATCGCTGTGAGTTTATGGTCGCGTCACTTGCTACTGTCACATTTTACCGTAGGGGGAATCCGCGAGACATGCCCAGATGGGAGACATAAAccatttgattaaaaaaaacgccaaatatataaaatattttgtaataatatcaCTTATTTTTGGCACACGCCCGAGTAGACATCGCTAGGTCATATTAAAGtgctgataaaataaataagtacctattttgtttttggcacttttttaatAACATGGTGGTCTTATTAGGTTTTTGAAGAAACTGGAATTGCCATAGAAGAGATTAAATAGTTTGAAATGTTATGATTGTTTTAAAAGACatccaatttttagggttcagaATGCGAAGGGTGATGATCTGAACCTAAGCTTTCATCCTTCGCCTGTCTGTCAGCTAACTGAATCTCAAGAACCATATTTAGATAGACCATTTAAATTTTCTGAGAGTTTTTATGTTgttgctataacaacaaatttatgtatttattttcactACACCAGCTCGTAAATGCTCTCTTTAATCTTAAAAAACTGATCAGAATgtttcattttatccacaagagtggtaAAAGTAAGTTGAtcaaattttatgttttttcctCATATTGACTGGTAGAATTTACTTAAATTTATGCTTGattttaaattatacatatttaatcgCGTTGATTTGggtttgatttgtaatgttttacagttaatattttcgttGCGTTGGTGTAGTAAaaattttcgtgtttcactcggtagcaaagtttgtttaaccaaAGGAACGAtccttgaaacactcgcaatGTTCAAGATTCCACATATCGGACCGAATTTTGGATTCTTTCGCTTACTgtaattataaaagtaaaataattaattgaggGTTGTTCCAAGGAGGGGGATATGAAGAGTTATTGTGGTATCAGTACTGAAGTTGCTGTTCCAACAGGTCGGCGTTCTTCTGGTTCTGCAACGACGAGCGCTCGAAGGTGAAGGCCAACAACCCCGAGTACTCGATGGGCGACATCGCCAAGGAGCTCGGCCGGCGCTGGGCCGCCGCCGACCCGGAGACCAAGTCCAAGTACGAGGCGCTCTCCGAGCAGGACAAAGCGAGATATGACAGGGTAAGCCGATCGACTCACtataaaagaaagaaagaaaaaaacatttttaccataccaactggtaaaggccttcGTGATTGTCAAAAACTagttaaaaagttgcattttatccacatgtggggcaaagtaatcagatgcaaattttgagttctttccttagctggtaaaattgactttcaaatgatacattttttattgtgttcatttggatttgatttgttttttttggtattcCATAGTTAGTACTTTCTTTGCGTtggtggtgaaaaattttgtgtttcactcggaggcaaagtttgtttaaccctcgcaacgctcaagactCGCTACGCTGGTGGTACAGTTTTGGAGTCTCGCTTGCTCGGGTTTCgttattagcacgagcggttaaacaacaactttgcccccttgtaaaacaatagttatttacgatacaagtgcagaaaatagaaaattcgtaatgagtggtaataaattaaaacacgaccgaagggagtgtttcaaatcgacacgagttgcgaattacctattcgcacgtgtattgtacaacgttttacggtacatatggctttttaaagtttcgacatatgcgcGGAAAGTGTGAAATTAGcttcatatgtactgtaaataactattatttatcaatataaagACTCCGTCACACAGACGCGGAAGCGTTCTGGAGCGGGGCGGTAGCAAGGCGGTTATGTCATATTGAGTGTAGTCGGCGGATTGAAAGCGTTTTGATCGCGGACCCGCGTTGGAATCGCGTTGTAAGTAACTACGGCTACTAACCTCAATTTGTAAACCGTATTTCTGTAGTATTTGTATCTTAAATGTTGACATGAATATTGTCTAATTGGGACCGTgtatggtgggggtaagtaaagcgatcccagcgcataaggtagtaaaaattagaactaactgcggatagcgtctttaacatttaagaataagaataagaaaccatttattgccacacaaaatacaatgtttcacttaaaaataataataataggcatgcgcggcaaaaggaacggactcagcgtacgctgcgtcagccattttattacaaattgattgcgcagcgctgattttcagtccgtccccttcactgaaccacattgatatgacatgcgggttaatttataatttcgtacaagttatatggctcgaaatgaaactttaatttatgattactcctgaaatactCATTTAAATCGTATGGTGTAgtggaccattgtaatctgtatgaaatgcttaatataaatatttaatttgataattattaatacagtatccgtgtaaatagctttgaaaatgccacatactatgtgatctttttctagaagttaatattgggtatagtaagttatccttaaatgATAAACgttcaacatcgcggacttttatgtagacccatgaaagagagacaaccccaccatacattgtgttgttatagctcaaacggattaggcagcgttttcgattaaagctcctagccagcatgtttttttccgacaacatcgttatatttcgaccaatttacacaaaaccttaacaagttatatacctaaacctccCTCatgaatcactctattgatatgtgaaagtcgtatgaatatctgttcagtagtttttagttttataagatgtagtgcattgacgttttcccctaaaCTTgtggacgctaggttgcgtgacagtcgtgcacatagcgaatacacTCGATCCGAAAAACCGCTCCGCCTCCGATCCGCGCTCAATGTGACGGGCGAGCGATGGCGTCCGCGCCGCTTCCGCCCCGCGTCGGTTCCGGATTCGGTCGGCGGATCGAGGGCGCATTGAAGGCGGCGCCGCGCTTCGGCAGTGTGGCATAGCTCATAACGTTCTGTACATTCGGAGTTGCGCGGATCCGCGTTGGTTTCGCTACCACGTTGGTATGACGGAGCCTTAAAACTTAAACACTAAAATATTGGTACCGGTGGAGTGGCTGCAAATGAACACCATATAACAATTGTTCTTAAGTTCTTAACCACTCGTCAATTTGGAAGTAAAATACTTATGACGAACAAAGAGTTCTGTTTATAAATTCGCGAACCACTACGGGTACATCCAGGGACGGCTGGTTAAGAACCGCCGCATTTTAAGCACCATGTTCAGTTCACGTGTAATAGATGCTGCCAGACGCGTGGACCCAGTAATAAGGATAATATATTGCAAGCAAAATGTTAAGTTTCGTTGTTCTCACTGTCATGTATCATTTTCCAGGGCATGAGTTTAGTTTACATATTAGTTGAAGGCTGGGCCACCTTATGGCTTATATTAGCGACTTACTTCATATTGGGCCACGCTTGCTCTATATAATGATGATGAGGAGGGCCGCCAGGCTTAAAAATCGGTCGGCTGTCGGCGTTCATGCAACTGTAATATGTCAATTAGCCACTTTCAGTGTTTAACAGTAACACAATAGTTTACTGCGACATAAACGCATATTGCTTGTGTCAACGCAACCTAACGTGGATATATAGGCAGGTTTTTAGAGAAAATACGTTCTTATACTATCACACTTAGGTGTTTCACTATTTACTATTTGTCCCTGCTCGAGACAAGATCACTCTTGTTATTTGACAGCCCGATGGGTTTAATACTGTCAGTTGGGACTACACAGGGCGCTTATAAACTAAAACTATAGTATAATTTAATCATCTTTAATGGAACTTCATCGTTTAAGTAGCATTACATGAAATTGTCTACCATTGTCCCGTACAAACACGAATTTTCTGAAAATTTGCAGGTACAAGAGTTTcctttctatatatttttatcaaaaatatgtacggAAAAATAATTGCCTACTTTAAACGCCGAAATAAAGTCGTAACACAGGAAATGAAATGCGTCCGTAGGGGACAGCCCGTGGAATTccccttaagaggaaaggggacggccactTCTCCATTAAAACGTAGTCCTCAATTTCCGCtctttataagtaaataaatgaatatatttttgcataatttcatatatattaaacatagttatgcccctacgtttgacttttatagatttaattattgtaaaaattaggagcgtaaaactaatttcatacaaattttcaaataagcgtaactcttataataattaaaaattcgaataaAGTCTAACGTAGGCACATAGCTGTGATTGATATACAaccaattgtgtcaaaatattttctataatgttaatattcagagacaaaaatgaggactacgtttgtacgaaaaggcgatttcgcgcgtgtcctccactttcgtcttaatcgTCTGGCAACTTGTAATAAATAgcacttgtattgtattgtaatgcgggcgattttccgcaactcgacgactgacgcctattttgcatgaaaaaaaaagcggcccagtgcgagtcggactcgcccatgaacggttccgtaccatttatgacgtattaaaaaaaactacttactagatctcggtCAAACCCATTTTCGGTGGAAGtctgcatggtaatgtatatcatatatttttttagttttatcattctgttattttagaagttacagagggggggggggggggggggcacacattttaccactttggaagtgtctctcgcgcaaactattcagtttagaaaaaaattatattagaaaccacaatatcatttttgaagacctatccatgtttcactatgaaaaaaaaaaattggaaggtacaatttgagttctttcaaACTTCACTtggtcactagactttgaataATTTGGAATATTTTAATGAGTTCTGTATCTGTATAATAACTTGCACTGTCACATTAACAGTAAGTATGTGTTctttcactctcactgagcgtaagtgcgagcgagatggaagtgcgtgccTAGAaacgcggatatcatgttttttaattttttgtacgttgtaataaaaaaagtaatcgatacgtTCCCTCTAACATGATATTGCCGGTTATTAgaaacaattttcatatttttaaagtgcattttagacatatgttcgtgatttagttctatcgagcgaaagtcacaAAAGCtggattcgaatcgatacagTCCCTCGCTCGAGAAatgcctcaagattgctaattaaatttatggcgcCAAAAAAGCGCTATGAGTTttgaaaaattacgttttttgaCCCTACCGcaccttaataaattaattcttGGTGCACTTAATCATATTTggattttgtatattttttttataaataagggaGAGTCGGTTATATCGTACCAGTTTTTACTTAAACGTGAATATTCACGAAGATAGTTAAAAATGTGTTTGAATCTGTATTTGAAAGTTCAGTATCTTGGACCCCgttatatgtatttgtttttaaatatgtattgtt
Above is a genomic segment from Cydia pomonella isolate Wapato2018A chromosome 4, ilCydPomo1, whole genome shotgun sequence containing:
- the LOC133517184 gene encoding high mobility group protein DSP1-like, whose product is MGDRGATGGAWGARDEASWWPGSAGDLQQQQQQQQQQQLNEDIARSTAAATHQLYTYKMTGGFSNNGGDNSTSSYDYRLVSGSNNREESPQQSWWYASGSVDSHQQASSPASQNQSSPDPEQGTQQANGIQSHQSLQSQEQNQAIQQQGQIQQLIQLNLRKELQQAQTLQQTLQQQQQQNQQQTLQQMLQQQQQQQQQQQQQQQQQQQQQQQQQQQQQLQQSLQQTLSQAQAQALVQAQAVLQQQVAQTLQQQQQTLQDHLQAVQQQQIQAALQQQSATLQELQQQAQQQQQALIAQSANKTAAKMPRARAYNKPRGRMTAYAFFVQTCREEHKKKHPDENVVFAAFSKKCAERWNTMSEKEKQRFHEMAEQDKKRYDLEMQSYVPPKDVKIGRGRRRQQYKDPNAPKRSLSAFFWFCNDERSKVKANNPEYSMGDIAKELGRRWAAADPETKSKYEALSEQDKARYDREMTAYKKGPLGLVQQPQHQEVEDVGDFEADEEYK